Genomic window (Prochlorococcus marinus str. GP2):
TATCTAGTAAAAAAGGACATAATATATATCTTCATTGGTTGGGTAATAACTTTGCTTCAATATGGTTAATTTATGTAATTACGATGAGAAAAAATATATTAATAAAATTTGCAGATTATTGGTGGTTAACTGGAGGCTGTCACTATCCGAAAAATTGTAATGCATTTGAGAGAAATAAATGTATTGATTGTCCTGCGGTTAAAAAAAATTTTAGGTGGATACCTAAAATCTTATTTAAAATTAAAATGAGTATTTTAAATAAAAAAAATGTAAATATAATTTCTCCTTCAAAGCATCTTTTTAATACTGCTAAGAAATTAACTAGTAATAAAAAAATTTTCTATATTTCTAATGGAATGGAGATTGCTGATTATGTTCAAAGAGATTATAGAAAAGTATCAATTGGAGTTATTTCGCAAGGATTTGATGATCCAAGAAAAAACCTTAGCCAAGTTAAAAATATAATTGATTTGCTTCTTAAAGAATCAGATTTGACAATCAATTTATGTGGTAATTCAACAAAAATGATATTACCTTTTAATTATATGAATTTGAACCTTAATATAAATAATTTTGGATTTCTTAAAGAAGAGCATGAAATAAGAGATTTCTATCACAAAAGTAATTATATTTTGTTTTTATCAAAACAAGATAATTCGCCTAATCAAATTATGGAAGCTATGTCTAATGGCTCAATAGTTATAGCATTTGATAACTATTTTACGAGAGAAAATATAATCGATAAACATAATGGATTTTTGCTCCCAGATAATTTATCCAACTATGAATTATTCTTGAAAATTTTGGAAATATTTAAATATCCTCATAGCATGAAAATTTCCATGAATGCATATGAATATTCAAAATCTCAGTTTTCTCAGGAAAAGATGGCATATGAATACTGCAAATTATTAAAATGAAGCATAATTATAAATAAATGAGTTTTAAATTTTTAATTTACTTGTTAAAACTAAGAATTAGAAAAATATTCTTCATAGTAAATAATCTATCTTTCACTAGGTTTTATTTAGTAGGAATTTATCCTTCAGTTGAACATATATCAACTCTAAAATATGTTTTAAAAGAATCAAGAATTGATGCTTTCCTGGATATTGGATCTAATAAAGGTCAATTTACATTAGCAATTAAATCTTTGGAACCTAATAAAAAAATTTATTCTTTCGATCCTTTAATTACTTCAAAAAAATCATTTGATATCATCACCAAAAACTTAAAAAATATTGAATTCTTTCCATTTGCAATATCAGATATATGCAATAGTCAAGAAATTAATATTCCCATGAAGAATGATTCTTCTTCTTTACTCGAAATATCAAGTTTTCAAAAAAAATTTTTTGGAACAAGTAATGTTTTAAGCCATCAAAAAGTTAATGTAATCACACTAGAACATTGGTTTAAATTTAATAATATAAAAGATTTTAATAATGGATTTATAAAAATAGACGTTCAAGGATTAGAAATTAACGTATTAAAAGGAGCTAATGATTTATTGGAGAAGTTTAAATATATTTATATAGAATTATCTTTTAAAGAGTTTTATAAATCACAAATTCTGGGCTGGGAGATTATGAATTTCTTAGAAAATAAAAAATTCAAATTTATAAGATCAGAAAATTGTATTTATGATAAATTAGAGTTAATACAAGGAGACTTTTTATTTAAAAGAATTTAACTCCATTAAATAATTTATTTTAATTTTAAAAATTAATAAAAACCAATAATTTTAAAAACAATATTTAATTATTTTGCGTAAATTTATTAACCTTTTTGATGTTTCGTATCTTTAACAAACGATCTTTAAAATAAATGAATATTCTATCTTGTAAATAAAAGTAAGATTTTATATTAATGATGAAAAGCATTCTCTTGAGGATATATGAAATTTCAAATTTATTTAATTTAATAACTAGAAAAAGAAAGTTTCAATTTCTACAACTAGTAGTTTTAAGCTTGATATCTGCATTAATTGAGATCCTTAATATATCCATTATAATTCCATATTTGGGATCTATGGCCAATATTCAATCAAATAATGCTTTAACCACTCTTTCTTATATTGAAAAATTTATTCCAGGAGAAAACTTCATTCTGATAATTTCATTATTAATGATTTTATCTATATTGATATCCATGTTTTTTCGTTTAGTTACTTTGAAATACCAGTTTAAGCTAAGTACTAACATTGCTTCAGATCTTGGATTAAGAATTTTCTCTAAGTCTTTAGAAATGCCATATAGCTGGCATCAAACTATTAACTCAAGTGTCCTTAAGGGATACATAACAAAAGATGTAGATAATGTTAGTGAATATGTTAAAGGAATAACGTTTATTTTGGTCAATTCAATATTAATAATGGTTATTTCTAGTTATTTAATATTTGTTTACCCATTGAGAACTGCAATTCTGCTTTCAATAATTTCTTTTCTATATTTATCTTTATTTTTCAAAATCAAATTTAGTCTTTCTAATGATGGAAAGATTTATTCAAAAAAATATCAGGAAACATTACAAATAGCAGAAGAGACATATAACAATATCGATATAATAAAATTATCTAATAATTTTGAATATTTTAAAAAAAAATTTAACTTTCCTAATAAAGAATTTAGGAACATGAGCGCGAATATAAATATAAAATCTCAATCTCCAAGATATATTATTGAAACTTTTATTTTAGTTTTAATAATAGCTGCTTCATTATTCATATACTCCAAAGATAAAGACTTTCAAAATGAATTTATAGCTCTTGGAACAATAGGTTTAGGTTCATTAAAATTATTAACTCCCCTTCAACAATTCTTCAATGGCGTTACGTGCATTCAAGCGTATAAATCATCATTTAAGAAAATTTCAAATTTCTTATTAAAAAATAATAAATTAATTAAAAGATCCAATAAACTTTTTAATATGGATAAAGACATAATTTTAGAATTTTTAAATGTTAGCTTTAGATATAAAACTGATGATAAATATAGTCTAAGTAAAATAAATTTAAAGATAAAGCAAGGACAAAAGATTGGGGTAGTTGGATTTTCAGGCAGTGGTAAGTCTACTTTTGCAAAGTTGTTAATGGGTCTATTAGTTCCTAATGAGGGATTTATTATTAATGAAAATAGAAATATCTTCATGAGTCAAAGTAATTTGTCAAATTGGCAAGATATGATCTCATATTTTCCTCCTGATATATACTTAATTGATGGTACTATCTTAAACAATATTGCTTATGGGATAGAAGCTAAAAATATAGATAAAAAAAAAGTTATAAAATCTTCAAAACTATCTGAAATAGAAGAATTTGTTAATTCTTTACCAATGAAGTATTTGACCAAGGTTGGTGAAAAAGGTTCTAAATTAAGCGCAGGGCAAAAACAAAGAATTGGCATATCTAGAGGTTTATATAAAGAACCTAAAATCCTAGTTTTAGATGAGGCTTTAAATTCTTTAGATATTAAAAATGAATTAAAAATCATAAATAATATTTTTGAGAATTTTAAGCATAGTACAGTAATTTTAATTTCTCATAGGTTAAATTCCTTAAAAAAATGTGATCAAATAATTGTTTTTAATGATGGATCTATTCAGGATATTGGAAATTATTTTGATTTAAGCAAAAGAAATAAGTTATTCAATAAACTTCTTTCTTTAGAAAAAGAGTAAATAAAAAACTTTTTTTATATTGATTTTCTTAATTTCGTATAAATTAGCAAAATAATTAATGAATATATTATTATTGAAATCAATGTAAAGTAGTAAAATAAGGATCTACTTAAAATAAAATAAACGCTTAAAAGAGAAACAGCTATATATGGATAAAATCTTGAGCTTAAGAATTTGCTAAGAATAAAAATATTTAAATATGAAATTATTATCGTAAAAACTGTAGAAAGAATAAATCCCAAATTTTTACCATAGGCAAGAATAAAATTACCTAATAATGTAAATGAAACACTTGTATTTGTATATTTATAACTAAAATTATTAATTATAGAATTTTCAACATCACGATGGATATCTTCTGAGATTCTTGGTTTGTTGGGGAAAATTAAAGATGGAACGAATTGATATGGTATGTTAGCAAATCTTTTTCTCCCTTCTACTGTTCCATTATTTGGAGAGAATTTTATTATTTCAGATAGCATATAAAGATTTCTATCAGTTTGGACAATTCCTTGGGTTTTCGTAAATTCATAACCTTGTCTTTTAAAAAATGTTGCCCCAGATCCTCCTCTTCTATAAACTTGAATTTGTGATACTAGAAGAAATACTAATATCAACAAGGTAAGTGTAATTATTTTTGTAGTCTGAATTGTTAATAATGAAAATTTAGTATTTACATTACTGCTACTAAAAATCAATGATGAGAATAAAATTAATACTGGGATAATTACATAAAGTAAATTAACCCTAACATCTGAATAAAAAGCAGAAATATAGTAAATAATTGTTATAAAAAAAAGAATAAATTGATAATAATCAGAAATATTTATTCTTAGGAATTCTACTTTTACTCCTTTTATTAATTTTGTGAATAAATAATTTAATAAATATAAAGAACCAATTACGGCTGTGAATTGGATAAAATAATTAAACAAAATAAAGAAAGTATTTGTACTTCCTGAGTATGCAGGGACTTTAAAAAAAGAACCATATACATTAGATGCTCTACCACTTAATATAGAAAGTATTTTTTTCCCTGATAATTCATATAATATAAAACTGAAAATATTAATTTCAATAACAGTTTTAATTAAATCTTTATTAAAAAAATCAAAATTTTTAAAATCGACATCACCAAAACCTAAACTTTCAAAAAGTTTTAAGATTATAGTTACTATAAATTGATAAAAAATCATTAATTTAAAAGCTTGGACTATAAACAATTCGTCCCCATAGAAAAATAATTTTGGATCATTTACTAAAAGATCTGGGTAAAGAAAAATTATTGCTGAAAAATTAAATAATAAATTTATTATTTTTGAGAAATTGGTAATGCTATCTCTTTTTTTTATTTTTTGGGATATCCACCAGATATTAATGATATTGAAAATTATACTGAATAAAATTAGTTGGCTTAAATTATTTATAATTAAACATAGACTTAAAATTAAAGATAAATTAATTGAAAAAAGATATAAAGATTTTTTCATTTAAGTTTTAAAAAAATATTTTAAGATAATTTTTAAATCAATTTTCTATCAATTTGAATAACGCATATATTGAAATTGTATTTCTAATTGGACCAGTTATCGTATCAAGAGCATCTGAAATTTTTGCTAAAGAAGTTGATCCTACAAAAATAATATCATCCTTTCTTACAACTGTATTAGAATTTTGGTTTCTTTTTGAATAATTAACTTTAAAGTTTTTTCTTGAAATAGAGCCATTATCTTCAGCTCTTATAATTCTAACTTTACTTTTACTTGCCCTTGAATTAAGTGGACCGCCTGCCCTAAGTATTGAATCAATTAATGTTGAATTCGTAGGTACTTCAATTAGTCCAGGAGATTTAACTTCACCAACAACATAAATAGGAATCTTTTTTGGTGCAAGATTTGCATTTATTATTTTAAAATTTTCATCACTTTGGTTAATTGTTTTTTTTATTTTTATTATATCTCCATCAAATAACAAAATATTATTATCTAAATCACCTTTTATAAATAAATCCACAAGGTTAACATTTATACTTTTATTAATAATCTCATTTTTTACATTAAACCTTCTTTTTAACTCTATTTCTTGGAGATTAGAATCTGGATTAATTCCTCCAGATATTTGTAATGCATCTATAATTGTTGGTTGGTATTTTTGACCCTCAGGCTCAAATTTAAATTCATCAATACTATTAGTATAATTCGCAATTCTAAAAGGTAATGTATAAACTCCTGGATTGTTTAATTCGCCTATTAAAGTAATTCTTATTGGTCTAGGTTCTTCAAGAATTAAATCAAAAATAGGCTCAATGACAGAATCTTTCATTTTATTTGCAATTTTTTCTTTTGCACTTTGAAGAGTATGGTTATTTAATTTAATAGAACCTATATAAGGTATATCTGCATTACCATTAGCTTTTATCTCAAATTGATTTGTCAATATTTCTGGCTCATAGAATAATATTTTAATTTTGTCCCCGGGACCTAAAAGATATCTTGATTTTTCTAATAGAGATATAGGTGGATTATTATTAATTTTAGTTTTTTGGTTATTATTAATTTCTTCAACTATTTTAAATTCTTTAGAATTTAAATTCGTTGTTAATATTTGACCATGTCTATTTAAATCTTTTGACTTATCTCTTTTCTTACCTTTGTTAATAGAAATATCACTTAAATTTACAAGATAAAAA
Coding sequences:
- a CDS encoding glycosyltransferase; protein product: MHKYDLVGLIPKDKGSGGGAWLGTYRLFSGLNKILGKDKVKLYVAIKNLNKNFINTIYPFGLSKFFYLKMALISKIINILILKNKSKTHFSFNLIPTLLDLKLYLSSKKGHNIYLHWLGNNFASIWLIYVITMRKNILIKFADYWWLTGGCHYPKNCNAFERNKCIDCPAVKKNFRWIPKILFKIKMSILNKKNVNIISPSKHLFNTAKKLTSNKKIFYISNGMEIADYVQRDYRKVSIGVISQGFDDPRKNLSQVKNIIDLLLKESDLTINLCGNSTKMILPFNYMNLNLNINNFGFLKEEHEIRDFYHKSNYILFLSKQDNSPNQIMEAMSNGSIVIAFDNYFTRENIIDKHNGFLLPDNLSNYELFLKILEIFKYPHSMKISMNAYEYSKSQFSQEKMAYEYCKLLK
- a CDS encoding FkbM family methyltransferase, with the protein product MSFKFLIYLLKLRIRKIFFIVNNLSFTRFYLVGIYPSVEHISTLKYVLKESRIDAFLDIGSNKGQFTLAIKSLEPNKKIYSFDPLITSKKSFDIITKNLKNIEFFPFAISDICNSQEINIPMKNDSSSLLEISSFQKKFFGTSNVLSHQKVNVITLEHWFKFNNIKDFNNGFIKIDVQGLEINVLKGANDLLEKFKYIYIELSFKEFYKSQILGWEIMNFLENKKFKFIRSENCIYDKLELIQGDFLFKRI
- a CDS encoding ABC transporter ATP-binding protein, which gives rise to MMKSILLRIYEISNLFNLITRKRKFQFLQLVVLSLISALIEILNISIIIPYLGSMANIQSNNALTTLSYIEKFIPGENFILIISLLMILSILISMFFRLVTLKYQFKLSTNIASDLGLRIFSKSLEMPYSWHQTINSSVLKGYITKDVDNVSEYVKGITFILVNSILIMVISSYLIFVYPLRTAILLSIISFLYLSLFFKIKFSLSNDGKIYSKKYQETLQIAEETYNNIDIIKLSNNFEYFKKKFNFPNKEFRNMSANINIKSQSPRYIIETFILVLIIAASLFIYSKDKDFQNEFIALGTIGLGSLKLLTPLQQFFNGVTCIQAYKSSFKKISNFLLKNNKLIKRSNKLFNMDKDIILEFLNVSFRYKTDDKYSLSKINLKIKQGQKIGVVGFSGSGKSTFAKLLMGLLVPNEGFIINENRNIFMSQSNLSNWQDMISYFPPDIYLIDGTILNNIAYGIEAKNIDKKKVIKSSKLSEIEEFVNSLPMKYLTKVGEKGSKLSAGQKQRIGISRGLYKEPKILVLDEALNSLDIKNELKIINNIFENFKHSTVILISHRLNSLKKCDQIIVFNDGSIQDIGNYFDLSKRNKLFNKLLSLEKE
- a CDS encoding SLBB domain-containing protein is translated as MNLFFNSVSITLIIILNFFSINKINSKEIKTTNLFVSEQKNTKNQLKEYIHIKHKQKLDLFYLVNLSDISINKGKKRDKSKDLNRHGQILTTNLNSKEFKIVEEINNNQKTKINNNPPISLLEKSRYLLGPGDKIKILFYEPEILTNQFEIKANGNADIPYIGSIKLNNHTLQSAKEKIANKMKDSVIEPIFDLILEEPRPIRITLIGELNNPGVYTLPFRIANYTNSIDEFKFEPEGQKYQPTIIDALQISGGINPDSNLQEIELKRRFNVKNEIINKSINVNLVDLFIKGDLDNNILLFDGDIIKIKKTINQSDENFKIINANLAPKKIPIYVVGEVKSPGLIEVPTNSTLIDSILRAGGPLNSRASKSKVRIIRAEDNGSISRKNFKVNYSKRNQNSNTVVRKDDIIFVGSTSLAKISDALDTITGPIRNTISIYALFKLIEN